The genomic segment TGTCAGGCGCCTGTGCCAGGTCCCTTGAGGCCTCGTAGGGCTCCGGCAGCGGGCGGCCGCGTCCATCCAGCACGGCCACGGCCACCACGGGTGCGCGGTGCATCAGCTGTACCTCCTTGCCCAGCACGGCCTCCACTGCCCGCTCGGGCCGCCTGTCACTGTTCGCCACTGCCGCAGGCACCTCCAGCGCATAGGCAAACACGGAGCCCGAGTTGGTGCCCGCCCACATGGTGGGGCCGTGGTGGGCCGCTGGGGGACGATGGGCTGGTGAGGCAGGCACgtgcctcccctccccgcccctcccgaTGCCCTGGGACCCGAACTGGTTCTCTCCAGCCCACACCTCCCTGGTGACCTCGGCCAGTCCTCCTGCAGGCGCAGGAGTGACCTCTAGGGCACCTCCGCGGGGATGTCAAACTGGACCCTGACCTCTCAGACCCGCCCCCGCCAGCATCCCGGGGATGCGGCCCCATCGCGGAGCCACGACTCCCCTACGTCCATCACTGGTCCTGCCGCAGACACCAAGCCTGCCATCCCGTGCAAGCTGACCCCCCCTCAGGAAGAAGTGGAAAATCGGCTAAAAACGCACAGGCGTGGATGGACCAGGCAGTCACCACTGTGCACCTTTGATGAACTGGTGACCTCAGCAGCAACCACGGTGGGGGGCGGAACCGGAGCAAAAAATTAGTGAGCAATCAAAGCCATGCTTGCCAAAGCCCAGCTGGCTTCTCGGGGACACTGGAAGCAGGCCAACCAAAACCCCGGGGCTGCCGCATCCAGACAGTGGGAGGATCCACCGGGCAGAGGGAGGCTCCACAAACACCACCAGGAGTGGGGGCTCCCCTCCCAGACGGAGACGGAAAGACGCATCAATGACAGCGCCACGTGCAGACTAGCTGGACACTGACCCAACCCCAAAAAGGCGTTTCTGAGATGAACAGAGCCGCCTGTGGGCCGAGTGTGACAGGAAGACTCTAGCTTCAGCGTCAATGCTACGGCGTGCGACTCGGGAACCCTGGCTGTAGGTTATGTCCACCAGACGCACACTGAGCTGCTCACACAGGGGCTTTCACTTAAAATCCCCGAGACACGACAGATGTGCCCCATCATCAAGTTAAACCAATCAGCAACTCCGTCCATAAACCCGACCGCATCACTGCCCTCTGCAGGACCCTCAGGGGCTCCAACCGCTCGGGGTCAAAGCCagctcctcgggcttccctggtagtgcagtggttaagaatccacctgccaatgcaggggacacgggttcgagccctggtccgggaagatcccacatgccgcggagcaaccaagcccgtgcgccacaactactgagcctgtgctctagagcccgcgcgccacaactactgaagcccgtgcgcctagagcccgtgctccgcaacaagagaagccaccacaataagaagcccacgcactgcaacgaagagtagcccccgctcgccgcaactagagaaaacccgcacgcagcaacaaagaccgaacgcaaccaaaaataaataaataaataaatttatatttaaaaaaaaaaaccttactatATATAAAGCCAGCTCCTTGGCTAGGCAGCCGGAACCCACACCTCCCGGGCCcgtcctctgctccagccacgctGCCCGGGGTCTCCTGACACACGCCCACCTCAGCCTCGGCGCTGCggcacacacacccccccagGACCCGGGCTCCCGTCTCCACTCGGGTCTCCGTTCACCAACCCCACCGTCGGGCTGTCCCGGGGCACCCTGTTGCCAGCGCAGCCCAGCACTCAGCAGGCAACACTTTCCAACCTTCCGGGAGGCGCCACTCCACGCCCGTTTCCCAGGCGGCTGACCGGAATCCGGGCCACACCACCCAGGGCCACCTCCCCAGCACACCCCTCCCGGCCTCACCGTCGCGAAGGAAGGTGTCGGCGAAGTAGAGGCAGCGCACGACGCCCGAGAGGGAGTCATCGGCCGAGCGGGGCTCAATGCGGCGCTGCACGGGCGTCACCTCCACGTCGTGGGGGCCGGCCTGCTCCGCCAGCTGCGCGTTGGCCTCCTGCAACTTGAGGGGCACGAGGCTCGGGAGCCCGGTCTTCCCGCCCCTGTCGTCCCACCCGGCCGCCCAGCCGCCTGGCCCACCTTGCTGCTGGCGGCAGTCAAGCGCTTCTTGCCCGAGACGCGGCTTTTGCGGATGCGCCGGAAGGACTGGCGCAGTGACTTCTTGAGCGACTTCACGCGGGACAGCGGCCCCTCCATGGCCAGGGAGTCGTTGGGGTGCAGGGTGCACCTGGGGGCGCAAGTGCCGGgcatcagggaagcccgagcccCAAGCCCGCCCTCGAGCCCAGCCACCAGGGGGCCTAACTAAAGCACCCCCCACCTGCGCCCCAGCAAACCTCGGGAGGGGCCCGCACGCACCTGGCCAGCACGGGGCTCCTGCGCAGGTAGTCGAAGAGGCCGAAGCCGTGGCTGGTGCCAAAGGCCACAAGGCCCCACTCAGCGTGGAGCGTGACGGCAGTGACAGCAGCCGGCGGCAGGCACTGGACCAGTGCGCGGGGCTGGAAGCCGGCCGGCCAGGGCAGCGGCCCTGTGCGTGGGCTCAGCCGCTCGTGGCCCTTCCACGTGAAGCCCTCACGGTCCTGGAGGAGGTCCACGCTGGCCACGCCCACCGCCTGATCCGACGGCTCATCACTTAACTCCAGCACCAGCACCTGAGGGGCGGGGGGGGCATGGGGCGGTCGGCACAAAGGGGGCCACCCACGCCCCACCCGAGCCTCCGATGCCTCTGCCAGGGTGGTCCCAGGATTGTCTCCAGTGCATCCTCTGAATAAACACTTACTGGACGCCCACTGTATACCAGGGCCCTCACTGAACAACACGGTGGCGACCAGGAcctgccagccctgccctcccgggGCTCATCTAACACCtgtgctcccaccccagccccaagcCTCTGTGGGTCCCCACAGCCCTGGCTGGTCCCACCTGGAGCCCCGTTCCCGCCTCTGGGTTTTTGCTGCTCCGGTCCCTCTACCACCCCACCAGACCCTCCAGAAAGCCCCCCAAGACCCGCAGCCCTGGGGGCGCCTTGGCCCTACCTGGCCCGCCTTGGCCCTACCTGGCCCGCGGTGCCGGCCACCACCATCTGGGCGGTGTACTTGCAGAGCGCCACCTTCTGCACGCCAAGACGTGGATCGTCGCTGTAGGGGTCGAAGCAGCCCACCTGCAGGGTGGAAGGACTGGTAACACAGGGCGGAGCCCGGACCAGGCTCCCCGGAGCCAGGGGAGGGGCCCACCTTGCGGAAGGGTGGCCAGTCGTCCTCGGCGGCCTGGGCCAGGCTGTCGGCGTGCTCGCAGTCTGTCTGAAAGAGGCCGGCGGTGCTCAGCTTGTAGAGCGGCCGCAGGGCCACGCCGGAGGCGTCCCAGAACCGCACAGTGCCATCCTCGTGCCTGCAGGGAAGGTGAGGTCAGGTCCCAGGTcctccagccccccgccccctccagtCATCCAGCAACCACGCACTGGGCACTAAGTGCCTAAGCCAGACACTGACTAGACTCCCACTGCACACAGCAAACAGGAAGTACCAACCGTACAGGACACATACTGAgcgcctactgtatgccaggccaCATACAGCAGGTGCTGGGCCCTTCCCTGCAAAGAGGGTGAGAAGGTGCGGAAATAATCACCAGAAATGATGAGCAGGAGGTGAGGGGCGGGTGACGCAGGGAACAGAGGACTACGGAGGCTCTGCCCCCAGGGGAGCCTCCAGAAAAGGTGACCAGAGAGGCAGTCACAGAGCGGAGGGATcggctggggcaggggcagcagcaggAAGCCTGGGGAGGCcgggaggaagcagagagggaaATGGGGGAGAAGCAGACCAAACTGGGGTGCAGCCTCAGGACACAGCTGCAGAGTCCAGGTCACCGGCGCCTGGGTGGTGGGGGGAGCCCAGAGCCAGGGCATGAGGTGAGTGAGGCCGTGGGACCGGGTGGGACGGCTCCGGAGGTCCTGAAAGCCACGGTGAGGAGTTCTCACTGGAGAGGGGCCGCTGGAGTCAGAGGCCCGAGGGTCCCAGCACAGGCGGATGGCAGGGGCTGGGCAGGAAGTCAGGGCCCGAGTCACCGGGCACGTCAGCGCCCGCCAGGCCCAGGCTGGGCTCTCGGGCACCTGCCCTGTGCAGCTCGGCATGGGCCAGCCCAGATTTTCCAGTCCCGGGGCAGGCTGAGTGGGTGGAGCCCAGTTTCGGGCTAAAAGGAGGGCTGAGCCTTAAACCAGAGTCTAGAGAGGCTTCACCCCAGTGAACCCTGCGGGAATGGGGATGACCTGGTCCCACCAGGGGCCGGGCCTGAGTCAGCGAGCAGGTCAGCTCCCACCAGGCCCAGGATGGGCCCTCCCGCACCCGCACGGGCTGCGCCAGGCCCTGctcgcccacacacacacactcacaccacgCGTCACAACTGGGCTGAGCCGGGGACACGTGTTCGCCTACCCGGTCAGCAGCAGCCCTCGCTGGGCCGGCTCCTGAGCCAGGTTCCGGCCCCCGGTGATAGGCCAGCTCTGAGAGACGGAGACAGAGACGGAAGCAGAAGGTCAGGACAAGCATCTTCCTCCTCTCACCCCAGGAGTGGCATCCAGGGCACAAAGTCCCTCTGAGCTCCCCACATACACCTGCCACACCCCCATCTCAGGCGCGTGCCCAGGCAGCACCCTTCCTCCGGGCACACACCGAGGCACCGGAGGCCGGCTGGGGGTTCTGCTGCTCGCCAGCGCTCACGATGCGGGCCCACAGCTTGGCGGGGACGTTGGCAACGTGGGCCGAGCAGGTGATGGCGGACGAGTGCAGCGGGGCCAGGTATGGGGCGGGCACGGCCGGCCAGCCGGGCGTCTGCAGGTCCAGCACCACCAGCTCCTCTTCGAGCAGCACGGCCAGGGCCTGGGGCTCGTCGAACTCTGCGGGACGGGGTGGGTGAGTGCAGCCGCAGACACACGGGcacggggtgggagggcaggtACGCACCGTCCTCGGGCCGCGTGCTGTGCACCGTGAAGAAGTCGATGACGCGGGAGGTGAAGTCCAGCGTCACCAGGGTCTCGGCCTGGAGCACACTCACGCAGTGGCGGTCGCCATAGCTGGCGCGGGGCATGCCACCGCTGAAGACGATGAAGTGCTCGCTGCTCGGGGCGGAGGAGCCACGTGAGCCACCGGAGGGGCCCCGTGGGGACCAGGagagcctcccccagccccgccctgcgCTCCCGCAGCCGGGTGTGGCCCCGGCGCACCACCTACCCCGACGCACAGTTTCGCCACAGGATCTTGCTGATGGCTTTGCaggggaaggggcctggggggtaGGACAGCATCAGGCTCACCGAGCCCCGGCCGCTTCTCCGTTCTCCTCCTGCCTCCAACGCTCCCACCTCCCGAGGGAAGGCACGCTGCCCGACAGCCCCGGGGGGGTCTCATCTTTGCGGCTGGGCTCAGCCCCGCCACCTTCTACAAGTCCTCCCAAAGCCCCCCACCAAGGCCAGTctgagctcagggtcactgccgACCTCGCACAGGCCTCCCCGGCACTCACCGTAGGGCGTGGTGGCCACGGTGGGCTGTGTCGTCGGGGAGTCGCCGGCGTCCGTGGCCCAGACGGCGTAGCTGCCGTCGCTGTGCGAGCTGACCAGCGTGCGGCCGCTGCGCTCCCAGCACACACTCTCCAGCTGCTGCGGGGCGGGGTGGACGGGCGTGAGCGCAGCAGCTGTGAGCTGAGGCCCCGGCACAGCCGCCGGCCTCCCCGCTCCGCCACACACCTGGTTCCCTAGGAAGATGCGGTCAGCACACCGCGCGGCCCGGTTCCAGATGACCAGCAGGCCTCGGCTGTAGCCGATAAGGATCTTGGTGGGGTCCCGCAGGTGTCCCTGGAGAGACTCCACGGGGCCCAGGGCCTTCCCGCACCGGTAGTCGTCAGGCACGCTgcgggggcagaggggaggggggcgTGGGGGGTGAGCCAGTGGCAGCGCGCCCGGAGGACGGGGTGCAGGGAAGCCGGGTGGCCTCTCACCTTCGCAGAACCTCGTCCGGGCCAAGGGTCTGCCCCTCGAGCAGCGTCAGGGTGGGAACATCCAGGAAGAAGACGCTTCCGCCCTCAGTGCCCAGGGCTGCCAGGTCACCGGCAGCCACCAGCAGGACCACAGTGATGCGGGCGAGGCTGGGCAGGCCACTGTGGGGGCCgaggggaggggggtgagggCGGGAGCCCATCCGCCGGCTGAGGAGGGCGTGGAGGGGGCTGAGCCGCTACCATCAGCTCACCAAAGCCCCTCTGCACTCGCCACAGCCCCAGAAAGGGCACGGTGGTGGCTGCGGACGTCGTAATTAGCTCGCTCGGTTATTCATCAGGACATCAGCAGGGACAGGGATAAAAATAGGTCCCCAGGTCTTGGAgaagggcccctgagctcctcccaCCCACCAAGAGGGGAAGGCAGGAACCAAGTCCCACCTGGGCCAGGACCAGAACCTTCAGGACGCACGGCCCCCTGAGCCCCACTCAGGAAGCCCCGCCCCCAGTCCATGGATGTCTCCCTGACTTGCAGGAGGGCCCTGGATCGCTTCCCGGGAATCCATCCTGGGTTAGGGTTGgacacgggggcgggggggaggcagGGGTCATCTAGCCCCAGTCCAAGCCCAAGCAGGACGAGCCTCCCGCGGAGCTGCACAGGCACCTTGCAACCTGAAGGACTCACCCGCGCTGGCCATTTCAACAAGGGCTGCCGGGCCAGGAACCAAGGGGCCCCGTACTCTCTCCCCAGGGGTCCAAGCCCATGCTGTCACCCCCCTGGGGCACCTGCCAGCACCTCACAGCCCAGCGGGACCCTCCTTTCTCCGACCCGCCCTTTCACCCAGGCACACTGTGGCCCATCGCCCCGCACCAGTTGAGGGCCCAGGGGACCTGTGCTGATGTCAGTTCCTGCCCCAAATGCCCCTCACCGGGCTCTGGACACACTCTCCCGTCCCGTGTCTCCTGGGGCCCCAGTGGTCCTGGAGCACAGACTGTCCCTGCTCACCTCAGACTCTACCAGGATGCCCACCTGACGCCTGCCAGGCCATCAGACGTGCCCCCTGAACCCCAGCCCCGGGGCGGCTTcctgtccccctgcccctccacaggctcgccccacatccagCAGCCATCCCTGGCCGAGTCCCCCAGTACCTGGCACCATCAAAGCCCGGGCGACTGGGTGGCTGGTGGTGGAGGGCTTCCTCCAGGTGGGCGCAGCCGTTGTGGTGGACGACCTCCCAAAGATGGAGGCTGCTGTCGTCCAGCAGGGTCAGGAGGCGGCCCTGGCAGGTGAGTGAGACCAAGACTGAGCCGGtctggggcagggggcggggcggaAATGGGGTTCACGGGAGCCAGTGGCAGGGCCGAGGCTCACCTGGCCAGGCAGGAAGTGCATCTGGGTGACGGTGGCCGCGTCTCGATGCAGGCCCGTGAACTCCACGCCGGGGGCACCGTAGCTGAGGGTGACGGGTCAAGGGCGGAAAGCAGGCACAGGCTGGGAAACCACGCCTCCTCCTCCCAGGACCACTCTGAGGGCCCTATCCAATGGGCCTGCCTATCCAGGGGCCTCCCTAGTCCACGGTGCTCCTCGCCGCAAGGAGCACCGTCTTGCACCGCCACTCGACACGCAGGCTCGCTCGGTCCTGCAAGTCAGTGCTGCTGCACGACCTTcacctcctcatctgtaaaaggggctGGCGACTTGCACTCCCACCTCGCGGGGCTGACGCAGGGCACGTGAGGGTAAAAGCGCCCCCCGCACACATGGCCCGGGCCCGGCTCACGGCTCTGCGTCAGCCTCTCCGGGCTGTGTGCACAGGAGCCGGCCCCGCACACCGCATCACACAGGCGGAGATGCCAAGCCAGGCACAGGAAGCTCGGCCACAGGCCGATGCCAGCTGCAGGCCAGGAACCCCACCTCCTTCTGGGGCAGGCAGCCCCcactgcaaggggagaggccacggaGGCTTGGAGAGCTTAGGTGACCTGCTTCCAGCGCCCAGTGTGAGCGCCAGAGTCCCAGCAACCCCAGGCTTCACAGTGGACGGGCAGGCCGAGGGGCCCCAGGAGGGAGGACTGGGCAGGGGTCAGGGACGTTGCCTG from the Delphinus delphis chromosome 19, mDelDel1.2, whole genome shotgun sequence genome contains:
- the LLGL1 gene encoding lethal(2) giant larvae protein homolog 1 isoform X1 produces the protein MMKFRFRRQGADPQREKLKQELFAFHKTVEHGFPNQPSALAFDPELRIMAIGTRSGAVKIYGAPGVEFTGLHRDAATVTQMHFLPGQGRLLTLLDDSSLHLWEVVHHNGCAHLEEALHHQPPSRPGFDGASGLPSLARITVVLLVAAGDLAALGTEGGSVFFLDVPTLTLLEGQTLGPDEVLRSVPDDYRCGKALGPVESLQGHLRDPTKILIGYSRGLLVIWNRAARCADRIFLGNQQLESVCWERSGRTLVSSHSDGSYAVWATDAGDSPTTQPTVATTPYGPFPCKAISKILWRNCASGEHFIVFSGGMPRASYGDRHCVSVLQAETLVTLDFTSRVIDFFTVHSTRPEDEFDEPQALAVLLEEELVVLDLQTPGWPAVPAPYLAPLHSSAITCSAHVANVPAKLWARIVSAGEQQNPQPASGASSWPITGGRNLAQEPAQRGLLLTGHEDGTVRFWDASGVALRPLYKLSTAGLFQTDCEHADSLAQAAEDDWPPFRKVGCFDPYSDDPRLGVQKVALCKYTAQMVVAGTAGQVLVLELSDEPSDQAVGVASVDLLQDREGFTWKGHERLSPRTGPLPWPAGFQPRALVQCLPPAAVTAVTLHAEWGLVAFGTSHGFGLFDYLRRSPVLARCTLHPNDSLAMEGPLSRVKSLKKSLRQSFRRIRKSRVSGKKRLTAASSKLQEANAQLAEQAGPHDVEVTPVQRRIEPRSADDSLSGVVRCLYFADTFLRDAAHHGPTMWAGTNSGSVFAYALEVPAAVANSDRRPERAVEAVLGKEVQLMHRAPVVAVAVLDGRGRPLPEPYEASRDLAQAPDMQGGHAVLIASEEQFKVFTLPKVSAKTKFKLTAHEGCRVRKVALATFASVACEDYAETCLACLTNLGDVHVFSVPGLRPQVHYACIRKEDISGIASCVFTRHGQGFYLISPSEFERFSLSARNITEPLCSLDISWPRDAMRASYRPQESPKLSQANGTPGVVLGPQSRSGSPDPTRSEGTDTPELPEATLSPTSVDSATSADTTLDTTGDVTVEDVKDFLGSSEESEKNLRNLSEDEARACPILIG
- the LLGL1 gene encoding lethal(2) giant larvae protein homolog 1 isoform X3, producing MMKFRFRRQGADPQREKLKQELFAFHKTVEHGFPNQPSALAFDPELRIMAIGTRSGAVKIYGAPGVEFTGLHRDAATVTQMHFLPGQGRLLTLLDDSSLHLWEVVHHNGCAHLEEALHHQPPSRPGFDGASGLPSLARITVVLLVAAGDLAALGTEGGSVFFLDVPTLTLLEGQTLGPDEVLRSVPDDYRCGKALGPVESLQGHLRDPTKILIGYSRGLLVIWNRAARCADRIFLGNQQLESVCWERSGRTLVSSHSDGSYAVWATDAGDSPTTQPTVATTPYGPFPCKAISKILWRNCASGEHFIVFSGGMPRASYGDRHCVSVLQAETLVTLDFTSRVIDFFTVHSTRPEDEFDEPQALAVLLEEELVVLDLQTPGWPAVPAPYLAPLHSSAITCSAHVANVPAKLWARIVSAGEQQNPQPASGASSWPITGGRNLAQEPAQRGLLLTGHEDGTVRFWDASGVALRPLYKLSTAGLFQTDCEHADSLAQAAEDDWPPFRKVGCFDPYSDDPRLGVQKVALCKYTAQMVVAGTAGQVLVLELSDEPSDQAVGVASVDLLQDREGFTWKGHERLSPRTGPLPWPAGFQPRALVQCLPPAAVTAVTLHAEWGLVAFGTSHGFGLFDYLRRSPVLARCTLHPNDSLAMEGPLSRVKSLKKSLRQSFRRIRKSRVSGKKRLTAASSKLQEANAQLAEQAGPHDVEVTPVQRRIEPRSADDSLSGVVRCLYFADTFLRDAAHHGPTMWAGTNSGSVFAYALEVPAAVANSDRRPERAVEAVLGKEVQLMHRAPVVAVAVLDGRGRPLPEPYEASRDLAQAPDMQGGHAVLIASEEQFKVFTLPKVSAKTKFKLTAHEGCRVRKVALATFASVACEDYAETCLACLTNLGDVHVFSVPGLRPQVHYACIRKEDISGIASCVFTRHGQGFYLISPSEFERFSLSARNITEPLCSLDISWPRDAMRARPQESPKLSQANGTPGVVLGPQSRSGSPDPTRSEGTDTPELPEATLSPTSVDSATSADTTLDTTGDVTVEDVKDFLGSSEESEKNLRNLSEDEARACPILIG
- the LLGL1 gene encoding lethal(2) giant larvae protein homolog 1 isoform X2; its protein translation is MMKFRFRRQGADPQREKLKQELFAFHKTVEHGFPNQPSALAFDPELRIMAIGTRSGAVKIYGAPGVEFTGLHRDAATVTQMHFLPGQGRLLTLLDDSSLHLWEVVHHNGCAHLEEALHHQPPSRPGFDGASGLPSLARITVVLLVAAGDLAALGTEGGSVFFLDVPTLTLLEGQTLGPDEVLRSVPDDYRCGKALGPVESLQGHLRDPTKILIGYSRGLLVIWNRAARCADRIFLGNQQLESVCWERSGRTLVSSHSDGSYAVWATDAGDSPTTQPTVATTPYGPFPCKAISKILWRNCASGEHFIVFSGGMPRASYGDRHCVSVLQAETLVTLDFTSRVIDFFTVHSTRPEDEFDEPQALAVLLEEELVVLDLQTPGWPAVPAPYLAPLHSSAITCSAHVANVPAKLWARIVSAGEQQNPQPASGASSWPITGGRNLAQEPAQRGLLLTGHEDGTVRFWDASGVALRPLYKLSTAGLFQTDCEHADSLAQAAEDDWPPFRKVGCFDPYSDDPRLGVQKVALCKYTAQMVVAGTAGQVLVLELSDEPSDQAVGVASVDLLQDREGFTWKGHERLSPRTGPLPWPAGFQPRALVQCLPPAAVTAVTLHAEWGLVAFGTSHGFGLFDYLRRSPVLARCTLHPNDSLAMEGPLSRVKSLKKSLRQSFRRIRKSRVSGKKRLTAASSKEANAQLAEQAGPHDVEVTPVQRRIEPRSADDSLSGVVRCLYFADTFLRDAAHHGPTMWAGTNSGSVFAYALEVPAAVANSDRRPERAVEAVLGKEVQLMHRAPVVAVAVLDGRGRPLPEPYEASRDLAQAPDMQGGHAVLIASEEQFKVFTLPKVSAKTKFKLTAHEGCRVRKVALATFASVACEDYAETCLACLTNLGDVHVFSVPGLRPQVHYACIRKEDISGIASCVFTRHGQGFYLISPSEFERFSLSARNITEPLCSLDISWPRDAMRASYRPQESPKLSQANGTPGVVLGPQSRSGSPDPTRSEGTDTPELPEATLSPTSVDSATSADTTLDTTGDVTVEDVKDFLGSSEESEKNLRNLSEDEARACPILIG